The Castanea sativa cultivar Marrone di Chiusa Pesio chromosome 11, ASM4071231v1 genome contains a region encoding:
- the LOC142615289 gene encoding uncharacterized protein LOC142615289 — protein sequence MSAPTIPDFLLFLLLHLCLFHTKSLQVQALTSPTDISALKSFKASIKPSSIPPWSCLASWNFTTDPCTVPHRTSFTCGLTCNPDSTRVTHLVLDPAGYSGTLTPLISQLSQLTYLDLSDNSFFGPIPSSISSLSNLQTLSLRSNSFSGSVPESITNLKSLDSLDLSHNSLTGFLPNSINSLSNLRRLDLSYNKLTGSLPKLPPNLRELALKHSSLSGYLSNSSFDGLTQLEVVELSENSFTGPLQPWFFLLPSLQQVDLANNSLTRVEVWKPAGGNSNLVAVDLGFNGIDGYLPVNFASYPLLASLTLRYNRIRGTIPLEYSKNKFLRRLYLDGNFLIGKPPAEFFAGGTSVFGSLGYNCLQGCPASSQLCVPSQKPNAMCKHAYGHGDEKPRS from the coding sequence ATGTCAGCACCAACTATCCCCGACTTCCTACTCTTCCTCCTTCTCCACCTCTGTCTCTTCCACACCAAAAGTCTCCAAGTCCAAGCCCTCACTTCACCCACAGATATCTCAGCCCTCAAATCCTTCAAAGCCTCAATCAAACCCTCCTCTATTCCACCTTGGTCTTGCTTAGCCTCTTGGAACTTCACCACCGACCCATGTACCGTCCCTCACCGCACCTCCTTCACTTGCGGCCTCACCTGCAACCCTGACTCGACCCGAGTGACCCACCTCGTTCTCGACCCAGCAGGTTACTCAGGTACACTCACCCCACTCATTTCTCAACTCTCCCAACTCACTTACCTTGACCTCTCTGATAACTCTTTCTTTGGCCCTATACCTTCTTCCATTTCCTCTCTTTCAAACCTCCAAACCCTTAGTCTCCGATCCAACTCATTCTCTGGCTCAGTCCCTGAATCCATTACCAACCTTAAATCTCTTGACTCGTTGGACCTTTCTCACAATTCTCTAACTGGGTTTCTTCCAAATTCAATCAACTCGCTCTCAAACTTGAGAAGACTCGATCTGAGTTACAACAAACTCACTGGGTCACTCCCTAAACTCCCACCAAACTTGCGTGAACTCGCTCTAAAGCACAGTTCTTTATCTGGGTATCTCTCAAACTCGTCTTTTGACGGGTTGACTCAGTTGGAAGTGGTGGAACTCAGTGAAAACTCTTTCACGGGGCCACTACAACCTTGGTTTTTTCTCTTGCCGTCACTTCAACAAGTTGACTTAGCCAATAACAGCTTGACACGTGTCGAGGTTTGGAAGCCCGCCGGTGGCAACAGCAACCTCGTGGCCGTTGATTTGGGATTCAACGGCATTGATGGGTACTTGCCTGTGAATTTCGCTAGTTATCCTCTGTTAGCGTCTCTAACACTTCGTTACAACCGAATACGTGGCACAATCCCATTGGAGTACAGCAAGAACAAGTTTTTAAGGAGATTGTATTTGGACGGAAATTTCTTAATCGGAAAGCCTCCGGCAGAGTTCTTTGCCGGCGGCACGTCAGTTTTCGGTAGCTTGGGGTACAATTGTCTACAGGGCTGCCCTGCTTCTTCACAACTGTGTGTGCCTTCTCAGAAACCCAATGCTATGTGCAAACATGCCTATGGTCATGGTGATGAAAAACCAAGGTCCTAA